From Novipirellula galeiformis, the proteins below share one genomic window:
- the ettA gene encoding energy-dependent translational throttle protein EttA produces MAGQFIYQVTNLTKKHGQKVVLNEVNLAFYPGAKIGVLGPNGAGKSTLLRIMAGQDTEFEGTARLGNGFSVGYLEQEPPLDPTKTVFENVQTAVADRQAILDRYNEISVLLGDVSDDKEMMKLCDEMAKLQDIIDTQNLWELDRQVETAMAVMNLPPGDAEITKLSGGERRRVAMCQLLIRQPDLLLLDEPTNHLDAESVSWLEQHLARYSGTVVAVTHDRYFLDNVAQWILEIDRGQGIPFEGNYTAWLDARAKRLAVEQRTQKARDKTLARELEWIRMSPKARQAKSKARIKSYEEMSAQSYEDKPDELEIQIPPGRHLGDLVIEGTGVHKAFGDKVLIDNLSFRLPPGGIVGVIGPNGAGKTTLFRMLTGQDTPDSGTIRVGETVDLGYVDQSRDALDPNKTVFQEISGGHDHLDMGGRSIASRSYVSRFNFKGPDQEKKVGNLSGGERNRVHLATLLRKGCNVLLLDEPTNDLDVDTLRALEEAIENFAGCVVVTSHDRWFLDRLATHILAFEGDGKLTWCEGNFDIYERNLRERMGDDPDDASKRARYKSIHAG; encoded by the coding sequence ATGGCTGGACAATTCATTTACCAAGTTACGAATCTAACCAAAAAGCACGGCCAGAAAGTCGTGCTCAATGAGGTTAACTTGGCGTTTTACCCAGGTGCAAAGATTGGAGTCCTCGGCCCCAATGGCGCGGGTAAATCCACGCTGTTGCGGATCATGGCGGGTCAAGACACCGAGTTCGAAGGGACCGCGCGCTTAGGCAATGGCTTCAGTGTCGGATACCTGGAGCAAGAACCACCGCTGGACCCCACCAAGACGGTCTTTGAAAACGTGCAAACCGCCGTTGCCGACCGCCAGGCGATCCTCGACCGCTACAACGAAATCAGCGTGCTGCTGGGCGATGTCAGCGACGACAAGGAGATGATGAAGCTCTGTGACGAGATGGCGAAACTGCAGGACATTATCGACACCCAAAACCTGTGGGAACTCGATCGCCAAGTAGAAACAGCAATGGCGGTAATGAACTTGCCACCCGGCGATGCCGAGATCACGAAGCTTTCCGGGGGCGAGCGTCGCCGCGTGGCAATGTGCCAACTGCTGATTCGCCAACCCGACCTGTTGCTGTTGGACGAACCGACCAACCACCTTGATGCCGAATCGGTATCGTGGCTCGAGCAACACCTGGCACGCTACAGCGGAACCGTCGTCGCGGTTACCCACGATCGCTACTTCCTCGACAATGTGGCGCAGTGGATTCTGGAAATCGATCGCGGCCAAGGCATTCCCTTTGAAGGTAACTACACGGCATGGCTCGACGCACGCGCCAAACGACTGGCCGTCGAGCAACGCACTCAAAAAGCGCGTGACAAAACACTGGCTCGCGAGCTGGAGTGGATTCGCATGAGCCCGAAGGCGCGACAAGCCAAAAGCAAAGCTCGCATCAAGTCGTACGAAGAAATGTCGGCGCAATCTTACGAGGACAAACCTGACGAGCTTGAAATCCAAATTCCGCCGGGACGCCACTTGGGCGACCTCGTCATCGAAGGCACCGGCGTTCACAAAGCCTTCGGCGATAAAGTGCTGATCGACAACCTTTCGTTCCGCCTGCCCCCAGGCGGTATCGTGGGCGTGATTGGCCCTAACGGCGCCGGAAAAACGACGCTATTCCGCATGCTCACCGGCCAAGATACCCCCGATTCGGGAACGATCCGCGTGGGTGAAACGGTGGACCTCGGCTACGTTGACCAGAGTCGCGACGCGCTCGATCCCAACAAAACGGTTTTCCAAGAAATCAGTGGTGGACACGATCACTTGGATATGGGCGGACGCAGCATCGCGTCCCGCTCCTACGTGTCACGTTTCAACTTCAAGGGCCCCGACCAAGAAAAGAAAGTCGGCAACCTTTCCGGTGGAGAACGCAATCGAGTCCACTTGGCAACCTTGCTCCGTAAAGGTTGTAATGTGTTGCTGTTGGATGAACCGACCAATGACCTCGACGTCGACACGTTGCGTGCGTTGGAAGAGGCGATTGAGAATTTCGCAGGCTGCGTCGTCGTTACCAGCCATGACCGCTGGTTCCTTGATCGACTCGCAACCCATATCCTGGCGTTTGAAGGTGACGGAAAACTGACGTGGTGCGAAGGAAACTTCGATATCTACGAACGAAACCTACGCGAGCGAATGGGAGACGATCCAGACGACGCCTCCAAGCGAGCACGTTACAAGAGCATTCACGCGGGATAA
- the guaA gene encoding glutamine-hydrolyzing GMP synthase, whose protein sequence is MPPLSGNNPSVAMADTTLSVAELTSDSLTAQRIVVLDFGSQTAQLIARRVREQNVYCQILRHDIAADRIAELNPKGIILSGGPSSVYVDGAPKCDPKLFELGIPVLGICYGMQLVCAALGGKVDNTPSREYGRANCTIRNNESLFRDLNGDIEVWMSHGDQISSVSEVFEPLAQTSTCPYAAIAHRTLPIFGMQFHPEVTHTPQGGQILKNFVIDICGCEGTWQLGDFAQAAIDHVRQLVGDRRVICGLSGGVDSSVVAALLYKAIGPQLSCILIDNGLLRKDEQAMVIREFGDHFKTDLHVVDAEEQFMATLEGISEPQEKRRRIGYAFIDCFKAEATKIKDAHFLAQGTLYPDVIESGADPDGPAATIKLHHNVGGLPDELGFELIEPLRDLFKDEVRQLGLELGLPESLVWRHPFPGPGLAVRCLGEVTREKLQVLREADSIVVEEIINAGLYRETSQSFAVLLPVQSVGVMGDARTYDNAIAIRSVKTDDFMTADWSRLPYDLLARMSTRIINEVAGINRVCYDISSKPPATIEWE, encoded by the coding sequence ATGCCTCCATTGAGCGGAAACAACCCAAGCGTTGCGATGGCCGATACGACTCTCTCCGTAGCTGAACTCACGTCCGATAGCCTGACCGCACAGCGGATCGTGGTACTCGATTTTGGCTCACAGACCGCACAATTGATTGCCCGACGCGTTCGGGAACAAAATGTTTATTGCCAGATCCTGCGTCATGACATCGCCGCAGATCGAATCGCCGAACTGAATCCCAAAGGGATTATCTTATCCGGCGGTCCGTCGAGCGTTTATGTCGACGGAGCTCCCAAATGCGATCCCAAACTGTTCGAACTTGGCATCCCGGTGCTGGGAATTTGCTACGGCATGCAATTGGTCTGTGCCGCGTTGGGCGGAAAGGTGGACAACACGCCCAGTCGCGAATACGGCCGCGCCAACTGCACGATTCGCAATAACGAATCGCTGTTCCGCGATTTGAACGGCGATATCGAGGTGTGGATGAGCCATGGCGACCAGATTTCGTCTGTCTCCGAAGTGTTTGAACCGCTTGCCCAAACCAGCACCTGCCCCTACGCCGCGATCGCACATCGCACGCTGCCGATCTTTGGGATGCAATTTCATCCTGAAGTAACGCACACGCCTCAAGGCGGACAAATCCTGAAGAACTTTGTCATCGATATTTGTGGATGTGAGGGCACCTGGCAACTCGGTGACTTTGCCCAAGCGGCAATTGATCACGTGCGGCAACTCGTTGGCGACCGACGAGTGATCTGTGGACTTAGCGGCGGCGTCGATTCTTCGGTCGTTGCGGCACTGCTCTACAAAGCCATTGGCCCGCAACTCTCCTGTATCCTGATCGACAATGGTCTGCTGCGCAAAGACGAGCAAGCGATGGTGATTCGCGAGTTTGGCGATCACTTCAAAACCGACCTGCATGTCGTCGACGCCGAAGAACAATTCATGGCGACCCTCGAAGGGATCAGTGAACCCCAGGAAAAACGTCGCCGCATTGGCTACGCGTTCATCGATTGCTTCAAGGCGGAAGCGACAAAGATTAAAGACGCTCACTTTCTCGCCCAAGGCACGCTTTATCCCGATGTGATCGAAAGTGGTGCTGACCCGGATGGGCCCGCCGCAACCATCAAACTGCACCACAACGTCGGCGGACTGCCGGACGAACTTGGGTTCGAGCTAATCGAACCGCTGCGTGATTTATTCAAAGACGAAGTGCGACAACTGGGGCTCGAACTTGGCCTTCCTGAATCACTGGTTTGGCGGCATCCGTTCCCAGGCCCAGGCTTGGCGGTGCGTTGCCTGGGCGAAGTCACCCGCGAAAAATTGCAAGTCCTTCGCGAAGCCGATTCGATCGTCGTCGAAGAAATCATCAACGCCGGTCTGTATCGTGAAACCAGCCAATCGTTCGCGGTTTTGCTGCCGGTGCAAAGTGTCGGTGTGATGGGCGACGCACGCACGTATGACAACGCGATTGCGATCCGCAGCGTCAAGACCGACGACTTCATGACGGCGGACTGGAGCCGATTACCGTACGACTTGCTCGCACGAATGAGCACACGCATCATTAACGAAGTCGCGGGGATCAACCGCGTTTGCTACGACATTAGCAGCAAGCCGCCTGCCACCATTGAATGGGAATAA
- the surE gene encoding 5'/3'-nucleotidase SurE yields the protein MRILLTNDDGVFAPGLAALGQQLRHLGEVVVVAPATEQSGVGHSITFLSPLTCKSIRRDGQHWAWAVDGSPADCVKLAIAELFKDDPIDLVVSGINNGLNAGVNVLYSGTVAAAIEGAFFGVTSVAVSLEYDPDADFQAAAVIARDVVGGLVKRPEASGRLFNLNIPTAATLSPPHLSIVPMGLAQYGRMYEKRQDPGGRDYYWALWSEPEKPPAEHSDVTALRNGNVTLTPLQFDLTVQPLLESMDDWELEL from the coding sequence ATGAGAATTTTATTAACCAATGATGACGGTGTGTTTGCTCCTGGTTTGGCTGCGCTCGGGCAGCAACTTCGCCATCTGGGCGAGGTTGTCGTCGTGGCGCCAGCGACGGAGCAGAGTGGCGTGGGGCATTCGATCACCTTTTTGTCACCGTTAACCTGTAAATCGATTCGCCGGGATGGCCAACATTGGGCTTGGGCCGTCGATGGATCGCCCGCCGATTGCGTGAAATTAGCGATCGCGGAACTGTTTAAGGATGATCCCATCGATTTGGTGGTCAGCGGGATCAACAACGGGCTCAATGCGGGAGTCAACGTTTTGTACTCTGGTACGGTGGCCGCGGCGATCGAAGGCGCCTTTTTCGGAGTCACCAGCGTGGCTGTCTCGCTGGAATACGATCCCGATGCCGATTTCCAAGCCGCGGCGGTGATTGCTCGCGATGTCGTGGGCGGATTGGTCAAGCGTCCCGAAGCGAGCGGGCGATTGTTTAATTTGAACATCCCCACCGCGGCGACGCTTTCGCCGCCCCATCTGTCCATCGTCCCAATGGGACTTGCTCAGTATGGCCGGATGTATGAAAAACGCCAAGATCCGGGGGGGCGTGACTACTACTGGGCGTTGTGGTCGGAACCGGAAAAACCGCCCGCGGAGCATTCTGACGTGACGGCCTTGCGGAATGGCAATGTGACGCTGACGCCGCTTCAATTTGATCTCACCGTCCAGCCGTTGCTCGAATCGATGGACGATTGGGAGCTCGAGCTCTAA
- the tkt gene encoding transketolase, producing MSVASTDIQTLAIDTIRALSMDAVQTANSGHPGTPMALAPVAYQIFNKTMDYDPARPHWPNRDRFVLSCGHASMLLYSTLHLAGVKAVDKSGKVLDELSIKLDDIKNFRQIGSVCAGHPEFAEAAGIETTTGPLGAGVSNSVGMAMAEKWLAANYNTKDAVLFDYNTYALCSDGDLMEGVACEAASVAGHLKLDNLCWIYDDNHITIEGDTDLAFSEDVATRFEGLGWNVVRVDDANDTASLASALAKFKACSDKPTLIIVRSVIGWGAPNKQDTHGAHGAPLGWDEVALAKQAYGLPADEKFYVPEGVREDFATNVGARGSEASKAWDVVWAKYKESNAAKAAELEAMFAGELPEGWDKDIPVFEASEKGDATRNSSGKVLNAIAKNVPFMLGGSADLAPSTKTELTFEGAGEFLPGHYGGRNLHFGIREHAMAGIVNGLSLSGLRSFGATFFVFSDYMRGGLRLSSIMHQPVMYILTHDSIGVGEDGPTHQPIEHLAACRAIPGMNVFRPGDANEVAECYRTAMQISDHPAMFVLSRQNMPTLDRTQYAAASGCSRGAYVLSDCEGSPDVILMGSGSELYMCVDAAKELTAAGKKVRVVSVPCMDIFAAQDQAYIDSVLPPSVTNRVAIEAGVRMCWDRWIGSAGKFVGMSGFGASGPFEQVYEHFGINAAAMVAAANA from the coding sequence ATGAGCGTTGCAAGCACCGATATTCAAACCCTAGCCATCGATACCATCCGAGCCCTTAGTATGGATGCCGTGCAAACGGCAAACAGTGGTCACCCCGGCACCCCTATGGCGTTGGCGCCGGTTGCGTACCAAATCTTCAACAAAACGATGGATTACGATCCCGCACGGCCTCATTGGCCCAATCGAGATCGGTTCGTCCTCTCTTGTGGCCACGCATCGATGCTGCTCTATAGCACCTTGCATTTGGCGGGCGTTAAGGCGGTCGATAAGTCGGGTAAGGTGCTCGACGAACTGTCAATCAAACTCGATGACATCAAGAATTTCCGTCAAATTGGCAGCGTTTGTGCAGGGCACCCCGAATTTGCCGAAGCCGCAGGGATCGAAACCACCACAGGCCCTCTCGGTGCCGGGGTCAGTAATTCCGTCGGGATGGCCATGGCTGAGAAATGGCTCGCCGCAAACTACAACACCAAGGACGCCGTGTTGTTTGACTACAACACCTACGCGCTGTGCAGCGATGGCGACTTGATGGAGGGGGTTGCGTGTGAAGCGGCCTCGGTCGCGGGACACTTGAAACTCGACAACCTTTGCTGGATCTACGACGACAACCACATCACCATCGAAGGCGATACCGATCTTGCGTTCAGCGAAGATGTGGCCACTCGCTTCGAAGGGCTCGGTTGGAATGTCGTTCGTGTGGACGACGCCAACGATACGGCCTCGCTCGCCTCGGCGCTCGCAAAGTTCAAAGCTTGCAGCGACAAGCCGACGTTGATCATCGTTCGCAGTGTGATCGGTTGGGGAGCGCCTAATAAGCAGGATACCCACGGCGCTCACGGCGCTCCTTTGGGTTGGGACGAAGTCGCGCTCGCCAAACAGGCCTACGGTTTGCCCGCCGACGAAAAATTCTACGTCCCCGAAGGGGTTCGTGAAGATTTCGCCACGAACGTCGGAGCACGCGGAAGCGAAGCTTCCAAGGCTTGGGACGTCGTTTGGGCTAAGTACAAGGAGTCCAATGCCGCTAAGGCTGCGGAACTCGAAGCGATGTTCGCCGGTGAGTTGCCCGAGGGCTGGGACAAGGACATCCCTGTTTTCGAAGCAAGCGAAAAAGGCGATGCAACGCGAAACAGCAGCGGCAAGGTGCTTAACGCGATCGCAAAAAATGTCCCTTTCATGCTGGGGGGCTCTGCTGACTTGGCGCCCAGCACGAAGACTGAATTGACGTTCGAGGGTGCCGGCGAGTTTCTGCCCGGTCATTACGGCGGCCGTAACTTGCACTTCGGGATCCGCGAACATGCAATGGCGGGAATCGTCAACGGTTTGTCCCTTTCCGGGCTGCGAAGCTTCGGAGCGACGTTCTTCGTCTTTAGTGATTACATGCGTGGTGGTTTGCGATTGAGCAGCATCATGCACCAACCGGTCATGTACATCTTGACGCACGATTCGATCGGCGTTGGCGAAGACGGACCCACGCACCAGCCGATCGAGCATTTGGCCGCTTGCCGTGCCATTCCTGGGATGAACGTGTTCCGCCCAGGGGATGCAAATGAAGTCGCCGAATGCTATCGAACCGCAATGCAGATCAGCGATCACCCCGCCATGTTCGTGCTTTCACGCCAAAATATGCCCACCTTGGACCGCACTCAATATGCTGCGGCAAGTGGTTGCAGTCGGGGCGCTTACGTGTTGAGCGATTGTGAAGGCTCGCCCGATGTGATTTTGATGGGCAGCGGAAGTGAGTTGTACATGTGTGTCGATGCGGCTAAAGAGTTGACCGCGGCGGGCAAGAAGGTTCGCGTCGTGAGCGTTCCTTGCATGGACATCTTTGCCGCTCAGGACCAGGCTTATATCGACAGCGTTTTGCCACCAAGCGTGACAAACCGAGTCGCGATCGAAGCCGGAGTTCGCATGTGTTGGGATCGCTGGATTGGCAGTGCCGGCAAGTTTGTCGGGATGAGCGGTTTTGGCGCCAGTGGGCCTTTTGAGCAGGTTTACGAGCACTTCGGTATCAATGCAGCAGCCATGGTTGCCGCTGCGAATGCCTAG
- a CDS encoding serine/threonine-protein kinase, with protein MHATTRFEPNPTVTLHGSTHGNSDKELLRHYDGLTRASKVSWTGHHHLLRLLGQGGQGEVYLTEYRGTDGFTVPVAMKVFSPERYADARAYEESMARVASVAARVALIQHDNLLDVQNFFERDRIRIMMMEWIDGYDLRQLVSPSCLELLRNRVSQRRWDYINEVILTDGVGQSRFKAGVAVAIMRECLAALAALHRENIVHGDVKPANIMLKRSGHAKLIDMGSAFDFTNPPRDRECTPVYAAPEVLENNEATPRSDLASVGYVLIELLSGVNPFNGFENLRQLLQAKRELPARLHKILPEDVLRNELLMSFLQGLIAPDPNRRFPSAEAAEHVEQGAAAFHRQLIRSDMATEYDNDIRVWLEELRQLEEFEQ; from the coding sequence ATGCATGCGACAACACGTTTCGAGCCGAATCCCACTGTAACTCTTCATGGGTCGACTCACGGAAATTCCGATAAAGAGTTATTGCGTCATTACGATGGACTGACCCGGGCTTCGAAAGTCAGTTGGACGGGACATCATCATCTGCTGCGTCTTTTGGGTCAGGGCGGCCAGGGCGAGGTGTATTTGACGGAGTATCGAGGGACCGACGGATTTACGGTTCCGGTCGCCATGAAGGTTTTCTCACCCGAGCGTTATGCGGACGCTCGCGCCTACGAAGAGTCGATGGCACGCGTCGCGTCCGTCGCAGCCCGGGTGGCGTTGATCCAGCACGATAATCTGCTCGACGTTCAGAATTTTTTTGAGCGAGACCGCATTCGCATCATGATGATGGAATGGATCGATGGTTACGATCTGCGCCAATTGGTTTCCCCCAGCTGTTTGGAGTTGTTGCGGAATCGTGTTAGCCAGCGGCGTTGGGATTACATTAACGAAGTCATTTTAACCGACGGCGTCGGTCAGTCGCGATTCAAGGCGGGAGTGGCCGTTGCGATTATGCGTGAGTGCTTGGCGGCGCTTGCGGCATTGCACCGCGAGAACATTGTTCACGGTGACGTGAAGCCTGCGAATATCATGCTCAAGCGATCGGGGCATGCGAAGTTGATCGACATGGGGTCCGCGTTTGACTTTACCAACCCGCCCCGCGATCGCGAGTGCACGCCGGTTTATGCGGCACCCGAGGTGCTTGAGAACAACGAAGCGACGCCGCGCAGTGACTTGGCAAGTGTTGGTTACGTTTTGATTGAGCTGTTAAGTGGGGTGAACCCGTTTAATGGTTTTGAAAATTTGCGACAATTGTTGCAAGCCAAGCGAGAGTTGCCCGCGCGGCTGCATAAGATTTTGCCAGAGGATGTGCTGCGGAACGAATTGTTGATGAGCTTTTTACAGGGCTTGATTGCTCCGGATCCGAACCGACGCTTCCCCAGCGCTGAAGCCGCCGAGCATGTGGAGCAAGGTGCGGCGGCGTTCCATCGTCAATTGATTCGTAGCGATATGGCGACCGAGTATGACAATGACATTCGCGTCTGGCTCGAAGAGCTCAGACAACTCGAAGAATTTGAGCAATAG
- a CDS encoding inositol monophosphatase family protein, translated as MDQQHLDVAVAAAKAGAVELMARRDDRVVREKAPKDLVTDADLASQKAVREILLSHFADYAFVGEEEGENEPPEAVRRGALDAPPCWVVDPLDGTVNYVHRLQSFAVSIGLYAAGKMRLGVIYDPVCDEIFTAIDGGGAYVNGRKMKVSGQHDLNDSLLACSFPAGVTADSPDVARFVRVLERSRALRRLGSCALNMCYVADGRLDGYWATCVHSWDAAAGIVIAREAGASISAYDGSSLDDWKPRFCVSGSSELQRTLVGLLA; from the coding sequence ATGGATCAGCAGCATTTGGACGTCGCCGTGGCCGCGGCAAAAGCAGGAGCCGTTGAGTTGATGGCCCGTCGTGATGATCGTGTGGTGCGCGAGAAGGCGCCGAAGGATTTGGTCACCGACGCGGATCTCGCTTCCCAGAAGGCGGTTCGCGAAATTTTGCTAAGCCACTTTGCCGACTATGCGTTTGTTGGCGAAGAAGAGGGCGAAAATGAGCCGCCCGAGGCCGTTCGCCGAGGGGCTCTCGATGCTCCGCCGTGCTGGGTCGTCGATCCTTTGGATGGCACGGTGAACTATGTTCATCGTCTGCAGAGTTTCGCAGTGTCGATTGGTTTGTACGCTGCGGGGAAAATGCGTTTAGGCGTGATTTATGATCCGGTTTGTGACGAAATCTTTACCGCGATTGATGGCGGCGGTGCGTATGTCAACGGTCGTAAAATGAAGGTGAGTGGTCAGCATGACCTCAACGATAGCTTGCTCGCGTGTAGCTTCCCTGCGGGAGTGACCGCGGACTCGCCGGATGTGGCGAGGTTCGTTCGCGTGTTAGAGAGGTCGCGCGCGTTGCGGCGACTCGGTTCGTGTGCGTTGAATATGTGTTACGTCGCCGACGGTCGACTCGATGGCTATTGGGCGACCTGTGTTCATTCTTGGGATGCCGCTGCGGGGATCGTGATCGCACGCGAAGCCGGAGCGTCAATCTCCGCTTATGATGGTTCCTCGCTCGATGATTGGAAGCCGAGGTTCTGTGTTTCCGGGTCCTCGGAATTGCAGCGAACGTTGGTGGGTTTGTTGGCCTAA
- the dnaX gene encoding DNA polymerase III subunit gamma/tau, producing the protein MPESSGQQNAQKQDSYVVVARRYRPRAFDQLVGQDHVGRALKNAIDTNRVGHAYLFTGARGVGKTSTARIFAKALNDPSGPTATPDNDTDVAQAIDSGEDVDVIEIDGASNRGIDEIRSLRANVGVRPSRSRYKIYIIDEVHMLTGAAFNALLKTLEEPPEHVKFIFCTTDPEKLPITVLSRCQRFDFAPVEVPKIVDRLREIVHAENADADEKALELIARRAAGSMRDSQSLLEQVLSFSDGKLTAEQVHAMLGTADDERLHALAQAMAQRDAAEVLRQLDAGIDAGVDAGRLAEQLLAYFRDLMAVTVGCDATLMRHTSTALYDELNELGQRWGLQTVLAVVGLVDQTLVRIRHSVYSRVLLEATAIQICSLPDLQQIADLAAAADSIPTAPTQRGAAEKKNTVANPATPSGPTPSGPSAEPAASRPAGAPAPTVTNTTASPAANDAPAAASKTEPSPTNAPPVPTNSAPANSAPAQPAPTRSASAPAWNQANAERIWNEAIATVEPMTETLARAVTRVVAEEGKLRLIFPGESKLAFSRCESPQHKTQLNTAVAKLAGCDIALELQLAPPKAVAPKAVVVDPGRSRMQRMKEIEANEMVKSIVEVFEAEIVKIEKPR; encoded by the coding sequence ATGCCTGAGTCTTCCGGTCAGCAAAACGCCCAAAAGCAAGACTCTTATGTGGTCGTTGCGCGGCGTTATCGCCCCCGCGCCTTTGACCAATTGGTCGGACAAGACCACGTCGGGCGGGCGTTAAAGAACGCCATCGACACCAACCGCGTCGGGCACGCCTATCTCTTCACCGGCGCACGTGGAGTCGGCAAAACGTCGACGGCACGCATTTTTGCCAAAGCGCTCAACGACCCGTCCGGGCCGACCGCAACGCCCGACAATGACACGGACGTTGCCCAAGCGATCGATTCGGGCGAAGACGTTGACGTCATCGAAATTGACGGTGCGAGCAATCGCGGGATCGATGAAATCCGCTCCCTGCGTGCGAACGTGGGCGTCCGCCCCAGCCGATCTCGCTACAAAATCTACATCATCGACGAAGTGCACATGTTGACCGGTGCGGCCTTCAACGCGTTATTAAAAACGCTCGAAGAACCGCCCGAGCACGTGAAGTTCATCTTCTGCACGACCGACCCTGAAAAACTTCCGATCACGGTCCTGAGTCGCTGCCAGCGTTTTGACTTTGCACCGGTCGAAGTTCCAAAAATCGTCGACCGACTGCGTGAAATCGTGCACGCCGAGAACGCGGATGCCGACGAAAAAGCCTTGGAGCTGATCGCTCGACGGGCGGCGGGCTCCATGCGTGATAGCCAATCACTGCTCGAGCAAGTGCTTAGCTTTAGCGATGGCAAATTGACCGCCGAGCAGGTGCATGCGATGCTCGGCACAGCGGACGACGAACGTCTGCACGCCCTCGCCCAAGCGATGGCACAACGCGACGCCGCCGAAGTCCTCCGGCAATTGGATGCCGGCATCGATGCGGGCGTGGACGCGGGCCGACTAGCCGAACAATTGCTCGCCTATTTTCGCGATCTGATGGCCGTCACCGTCGGCTGCGACGCAACCTTGATGCGACATACCTCGACCGCACTTTACGACGAACTGAACGAACTCGGGCAACGCTGGGGGCTGCAAACGGTCTTAGCGGTCGTCGGATTAGTCGACCAAACTCTTGTTCGAATTCGCCACAGCGTCTACTCACGCGTGCTGCTCGAAGCGACCGCGATTCAAATCTGCAGCCTGCCCGACTTGCAACAGATCGCCGACTTGGCAGCCGCAGCGGATTCGATCCCCACAGCGCCGACCCAGCGTGGCGCCGCCGAAAAAAAAAACACAGTAGCTAACCCGGCGACTCCTTCAGGCCCAACTCCTTCAGGCCCAAGTGCGGAACCCGCCGCGAGCCGCCCCGCCGGCGCGCCCGCTCCGACGGTGACAAACACCACGGCGAGCCCGGCCGCCAACGACGCACCAGCAGCAGCCAGCAAGACCGAGCCCAGCCCCACCAACGCTCCGCCGGTCCCCACGAATTCGGCCCCCGCGAATTCAGCCCCGGCGCAACCGGCCCCCACGCGGTCAGCTTCGGCCCCCGCCTGGAATCAAGCCAATGCAGAACGCATCTGGAACGAAGCGATCGCTACGGTCGAACCGATGACCGAAACACTCGCCCGAGCCGTCACGCGAGTCGTTGCCGAGGAAGGCAAGCTACGATTGATTTTTCCTGGAGAATCAAAACTCGCCTTCAGCCGCTGCGAAAGCCCGCAACACAAGACGCAACTCAACACCGCCGTGGCAAAATTAGCGGGTTGTGACATTGCCTTGGAACTTCAACTGGCACCGCCCAAAGCAGTGGCCCCCAAAGCGGTCGTTGTCGATCCCGGCCGCTCGCGAATGCAGCGAATGAAGGAAATCGAAGCCAACGAGATGGTCAAATCGATCGTGGAAGTCTTCGAAGCCGAGATCGTTAAGATCGAGAAACCTCGCTAA